In Triticum urartu cultivar G1812 chromosome 6, Tu2.1, whole genome shotgun sequence, the following proteins share a genomic window:
- the LOC125512424 gene encoding GDSL esterase/lipase At1g28600-like isoform X1, with protein sequence MALPPRLLLVALLLVALTGEADAGGAGHGHARYDRVFSFGDSLTDTGNSAILPVTAGGPFTNPPYGQTHFGRPNGRASDGRLVIDFIVESLGLPPPTPYLAGKTAQDFRHGANFAVGGATALDPAFLQSRGITSFVPVALSNQTSWFNGVLQLLDSTGNGQRKIMASSLLYLGEIGFNDYSFVAVFGNGTVGLAQSLVPHIVGAIRSVLTDAIGVGARTMVVAGMIPMGCEPELLAMLPGGGGDYYDRASGCIARFNQLAQLHNRALKRMLCQLRRDHPGTAIHYADLYRPITAVVSSPRKYGAACHSLSSLQLIRMPSASVLTNVWFSLARMACISVAGFGDIPLAACCGGGGGPYNFNFTFFCGTPAATACADPSRSVSWDGIHYTEAANKFVAHAILRGL encoded by the exons ATGGCGCTACCTCCTCGTCTCCTTCTGGTGGCCCTTCTCCTCGTCGCCCTCACCGGAGAGGCGGACGCCGGTGGCGCTGGCCATGGCCACGCGCGCTACGACCGCGTCTTCAGCTTCGGTGACTCGCTCACCGACACCGGCAACTCGGCCATTCTCCCGGTCACCGCCGGGGGGCCCTTCACCAACCCGCCGTACGGGCAGACCCACTTTGGCCGGCCCAACGGCAGGGCCTCCGACGGCCGCCTCGTCATCGACTTCATCG TGGAGTCTCTGGGGTTGCCGCCGCCAACTCCGTACCTCGCCGGCAAGACCGCGCAAGACTTCCGGCACGGCGCGAACTTCGCGGTGGGCGGCGCGACGGCGCTTGACCCGGCGTTCCTGCAGAGCAGAGGGATCACATCCTTCGTGCCGGTCGCTCTCAGCAACCAGACGAGCTGGTTCAACGGTGTTTTGCAGCTTCTCGACTCCACTGGCAACG GGCAGCGCAAGATCATGGCGAGCTCCCTCTTGTACCTGGGAGAGATCGGATTCAACGACTACTCTTTCGTCGCCGTCTTCGGCAACGGCACCGTGGGCCTGGCGCAGAGCCTGGTGCCGCACATCGTCGGCGCCATCCGTTCAGTCCTGACC GACGCGATCGGTGTTGGAGCGCGGACGATGGTGGTGGCGGGGATGATACCGATGGGCTGCGAGCCGGAGCTGCTGGCCATGCTACCCGGCGGCGGGGGCGACTACTACGACCGGGCGTCTGGCTGCATCGCGCGGTTCAACCAGCTCGCCCAGCTGCACAACCGCGCGCTGAAGCGCATGCTCTGTCAGCTCCGGCGAGACCACCCCGGCACGGCCATCCACTACGCCGACCTGTACCGCCCCATCACCGCGGTCGTATCCTCGCCCAGAAAATACGGTGCTGCATGTCACAGCCTTTCCTCTCTCCAGTTGATCCGCATGCCATCGGCTTCGGTTCTAACTAATGTATGGTTTTCCTTGGCGCGCATGGCATGTATATCTGTGGCAGGCTTCGGCGACATACCCTTGGCAGCgtgctgcggcggcggcggcgggccgtacaacttcaacttcaccttctTCTGCGGCACTCCGGCGGCAACCGCGTGCGCCGACCCGTCGAGGTCCGTTTCGTGGGATGGGATCCATTACACGGAGGCTGCAAATAAGTTCGTTGCACACGCCATACTGAGGGGGTTGTAA
- the LOC125512424 gene encoding GDSL esterase/lipase At1g28600-like isoform X2, with the protein MALPPRLLLVALLLVALTGEADAGGAGHGHARYDRVFSFGDSLTDTGNSAILPVTAGGPFTNPPYGQTHFGRPNGRASDGRLVIDFIVESLGLPPPTPYLAGKTAQDFRHGANFAVGGATALDPAFLQSRGITSFVPVALSNQTSWFNGVLQLLDSTGNGQRKIMASSLLYLGEIGFNDYSFVAVFGNGTVGLAQSLVPHIVGAIRSVLTDAIGVGARTMVVAGMIPMGCEPELLAMLPGGGGDYYDRASGCIARFNQLAQLHNRALKRMLCQLRRDHPGTAIHYADLYRPITAVVSSPRKYGFGDIPLAACCGGGGGPYNFNFTFFCGTPAATACADPSRSVSWDGIHYTEAANKFVAHAILRGL; encoded by the exons ATGGCGCTACCTCCTCGTCTCCTTCTGGTGGCCCTTCTCCTCGTCGCCCTCACCGGAGAGGCGGACGCCGGTGGCGCTGGCCATGGCCACGCGCGCTACGACCGCGTCTTCAGCTTCGGTGACTCGCTCACCGACACCGGCAACTCGGCCATTCTCCCGGTCACCGCCGGGGGGCCCTTCACCAACCCGCCGTACGGGCAGACCCACTTTGGCCGGCCCAACGGCAGGGCCTCCGACGGCCGCCTCGTCATCGACTTCATCG TGGAGTCTCTGGGGTTGCCGCCGCCAACTCCGTACCTCGCCGGCAAGACCGCGCAAGACTTCCGGCACGGCGCGAACTTCGCGGTGGGCGGCGCGACGGCGCTTGACCCGGCGTTCCTGCAGAGCAGAGGGATCACATCCTTCGTGCCGGTCGCTCTCAGCAACCAGACGAGCTGGTTCAACGGTGTTTTGCAGCTTCTCGACTCCACTGGCAACG GGCAGCGCAAGATCATGGCGAGCTCCCTCTTGTACCTGGGAGAGATCGGATTCAACGACTACTCTTTCGTCGCCGTCTTCGGCAACGGCACCGTGGGCCTGGCGCAGAGCCTGGTGCCGCACATCGTCGGCGCCATCCGTTCAGTCCTGACC GACGCGATCGGTGTTGGAGCGCGGACGATGGTGGTGGCGGGGATGATACCGATGGGCTGCGAGCCGGAGCTGCTGGCCATGCTACCCGGCGGCGGGGGCGACTACTACGACCGGGCGTCTGGCTGCATCGCGCGGTTCAACCAGCTCGCCCAGCTGCACAACCGCGCGCTGAAGCGCATGCTCTGTCAGCTCCGGCGAGACCACCCCGGCACGGCCATCCACTACGCCGACCTGTACCGCCCCATCACCGCGGTCGTATCCTCGCCCAGAAAATACG GCTTCGGCGACATACCCTTGGCAGCgtgctgcggcggcggcggcgggccgtacaacttcaacttcaccttctTCTGCGGCACTCCGGCGGCAACCGCGTGCGCCGACCCGTCGAGGTCCGTTTCGTGGGATGGGATCCATTACACGGAGGCTGCAAATAAGTTCGTTGCACACGCCATACTGAGGGGGTTGTAA